The following are encoded in a window of Arthrobacter sp. OAP107 genomic DNA:
- the dctA gene encoding C4-dicarboxylate transporter DctA — protein MKIPDSSALKASSAPSKKKPLYRSLFFQILIAVVAGVLIGHFWPDLGAQLRPLGDGFIQLIKMIIAPLIFLVIVTGISAVGDVKAVGRVGVKALLYFTAATLFALVFGLIVGNIVQPGAGLNIDPSTLSQEAVDAKTGHAVPKDAAAFILDVIPTSVIGAFANNSLLQVLFFSVFFGAAIVVIGRERCQPVVSLMETVLELIFKIMSWIMKVAPIGAFGAMAFIIGQYGLDTLGTYAMLISACYGAAVVFIGLLFVVAWSFARVPLWQFLKYTREEFLLALGTASTEAVMPRIMTKLTNAGCSRATTGLVVPTGYSFNLDGAAIYLSISLLFLAQAFGHHLDLGQQLAALGVLLLTSKGMAGVPGSSFLALSATAAALGIFPVAGVALLLGADRLMDSMRVVVNLLGNCVATFVVSKWEGQFDRSVMVRAFRGEITNHDSAVMLGVEEDFQEQELERISGGGQASPKFRGGPTPGEMPDFEMSRPSAAINHE, from the coding sequence ATGAAGATCCCAGATTCCTCGGCGCTGAAGGCGAGTTCGGCGCCGTCGAAGAAGAAGCCCCTGTACAGGTCGCTCTTCTTCCAAATTCTGATCGCCGTCGTGGCAGGTGTCCTCATCGGGCATTTCTGGCCGGACCTAGGCGCTCAACTGAGGCCGCTCGGTGACGGCTTCATCCAGCTCATCAAAATGATCATCGCGCCGCTGATCTTCCTCGTGATCGTCACGGGAATCTCAGCCGTTGGCGACGTCAAGGCGGTCGGAAGGGTAGGAGTCAAGGCTCTTCTCTACTTCACAGCGGCCACACTTTTCGCACTGGTCTTCGGCCTGATTGTCGGCAACATCGTTCAGCCCGGAGCCGGCCTGAACATCGATCCGAGCACCCTGTCCCAGGAGGCCGTCGACGCCAAGACCGGCCACGCCGTCCCGAAGGACGCAGCAGCCTTCATCCTGGATGTCATCCCCACCAGCGTCATCGGCGCATTTGCCAACAACAGCCTGCTGCAGGTCCTCTTCTTCTCCGTGTTCTTCGGCGCGGCCATCGTCGTCATCGGCCGCGAGCGTTGCCAGCCGGTGGTCAGCCTTATGGAGACGGTCCTCGAACTGATTTTCAAGATCATGTCCTGGATCATGAAGGTGGCACCGATCGGCGCCTTCGGTGCCATGGCCTTCATCATCGGCCAGTACGGGCTGGACACCCTGGGCACCTACGCCATGCTGATCTCCGCCTGCTATGGCGCCGCCGTGGTGTTCATCGGACTCCTGTTCGTCGTGGCCTGGAGCTTCGCCCGGGTTCCCCTATGGCAGTTCCTCAAGTACACCCGCGAGGAATTCCTGCTGGCCCTGGGCACCGCGTCCACGGAAGCCGTGATGCCGCGCATCATGACCAAGCTGACCAATGCTGGATGCTCCCGGGCCACCACCGGCCTGGTGGTTCCCACCGGCTACTCGTTCAACCTGGACGGCGCGGCCATCTACCTCTCCATCTCCCTGCTGTTCCTCGCCCAGGCCTTCGGCCACCACCTGGACCTCGGCCAGCAGCTTGCCGCGCTCGGCGTCCTGCTGCTGACCTCCAAGGGCATGGCCGGCGTCCCCGGCTCGTCCTTCCTGGCACTGTCCGCCACGGCGGCCGCGCTCGGAATCTTCCCGGTGGCAGGCGTTGCCCTGCTCCTTGGGGCCGACCGGCTCATGGACTCCATGCGAGTGGTGGTCAACCTGCTGGGCAACTGCGTGGCAACCTTCGTGGTCTCCAAGTGGGAGGGCCAGTTCGACCGCAGCGTCATGGTCCGGGCGTTCCGCGGCGAGATCACCAACCACGATTCCGCCGTCATGCTCGGTGTGGAGGAAGACTTCCAGGAGCAGGAGCTGGAACGGATCAGCGGGGGCGGGCAGGCTTCGCCCAAGTTCCGCGGCGGCCCGACCCCTGGTGAGATGCCCGACTTCGAGATGAGCAGGCCGTCGGCAGCCATCAACCACGAATAA
- a CDS encoding sterol carrier family protein, giving the protein MAVARRRIDPAEGRAALNQWAAGAVPPSDAAPSTPAIPRSVIATAVRYSLEEVTARAPGNSVEVRVPPFGVTQCVEGPRHTRGTPPNVIECDAATWLAMVTGRLNWADAVGAGRVAASGLRADLSALLPL; this is encoded by the coding sequence GTGGCTGTTGCGCGCCGCAGAATTGACCCGGCCGAGGGCCGGGCGGCCCTGAACCAGTGGGCGGCAGGTGCCGTCCCGCCGTCGGACGCTGCTCCGTCAACTCCGGCCATCCCCCGTTCGGTGATCGCGACGGCGGTCCGGTACTCCCTGGAGGAGGTCACCGCCCGCGCGCCGGGGAATTCGGTGGAGGTGCGGGTGCCGCCGTTCGGCGTGACCCAGTGTGTGGAAGGCCCGCGGCACACCCGAGGCACACCCCCAAACGTCATCGAGTGCGACGCCGCGACCTGGCTGGCGATGGTCACTGGCCGGCTGAACTGGGCGGACGCAGTGGGTGCCGGACGCGTGGCGGCGTCGGGCCTGCGGGCAGACCTGTCAGCGCTGCTTCCCCTCTGA
- a CDS encoding asparaginase produces MALNSHATFTVDSAVELAVVERSGFVESRHIGAAVVLAADGHVVTQLGDISTPILARSTLKPLQALAAMQSGVPLRGAQVALACASHTGSLDHMDVVEGMLKAAGVKEDQLQCPAAWPQDETARTWLTRSERGRSRLAFNCSGKHAAFLWACTENGWDTHSYLEPNHPLQQRIRTVIEEYSGEKIAHLGIDGCGAPVAAISLTGLARAYSLLAKAPSDKSANARAATIATSMLDYPWAVQGRGEANTVVMEELDVIAKIGAEGILVMATSQGVSVALKMLDGNLRATSLVGLTLLAACGAVDIPGVSSVLEKVVEPVLGGGRPVGKIRLGHAVSALLD; encoded by the coding sequence ATGGCCCTAAATTCGCACGCCACGTTCACTGTGGATTCCGCCGTCGAACTCGCCGTGGTTGAACGGAGCGGATTCGTGGAGTCCCGCCACATCGGGGCGGCAGTGGTCCTCGCCGCGGACGGCCACGTGGTGACCCAGCTTGGCGACATCTCCACCCCCATCCTGGCCCGGTCCACCCTCAAGCCGCTGCAGGCGCTGGCGGCGATGCAGTCGGGCGTTCCGCTGCGCGGCGCCCAGGTGGCCCTCGCCTGTGCGAGCCATACCGGGTCACTCGACCACATGGACGTCGTCGAAGGCATGCTGAAGGCCGCGGGCGTCAAGGAAGACCAGCTGCAGTGCCCCGCCGCGTGGCCGCAGGATGAGACGGCACGGACGTGGCTGACCCGTTCCGAGCGCGGCAGGTCCCGGCTGGCGTTCAACTGCTCGGGCAAGCACGCGGCGTTCCTGTGGGCCTGCACCGAAAACGGCTGGGACACGCACAGCTACCTGGAACCCAACCACCCGCTGCAGCAGCGCATCCGCACCGTGATCGAGGAGTACTCCGGCGAGAAGATCGCGCACCTGGGCATCGACGGCTGCGGCGCACCGGTTGCGGCCATCTCGCTGACCGGCCTGGCCCGCGCCTACTCCCTGCTTGCGAAGGCCCCTTCCGACAAATCCGCCAACGCCCGCGCCGCCACCATCGCCACCTCGATGCTGGACTACCCCTGGGCTGTCCAGGGCAGGGGCGAGGCCAACACAGTCGTGATGGAGGAGCTGGACGTCATTGCCAAGATCGGGGCCGAGGGCATCCTGGTCATGGCCACGTCCCAGGGTGTCTCCGTGGCCCTCAAGATGCTCGACGGCAACCTGCGGGCCACCTCGCTGGTCGGCCTGACCCTGCTGGCGGCCTGCGGGGCCGTCGACATCCCTGGTGTGTCCAGCGTGCTCGAGAAGGTGGTGGAGCCGGTCCTCGGCGGCGGCCGTCCCGTCGGCAAGATCCGGCTTGGCCATGCCGTCTCGGCCCTGTTGGACTAA
- a CDS encoding molybdopterin-dependent oxidoreductase, with protein sequence MKKLMIWLRGPAALAALAGVAAAAVVLSVAELVGAFFTARATPLIALGSTFIDFTPPWLKDFAVETFGTNDKAALFVGMGLTILVLACVLGVVAYRRWSLGAAGVLFMGAVIVAGVVTRAGVRPLDAVPTLVGTAAGLVVLRLLVPRLWRLRAFPDSPADVAAKEPERPATSRRAFFAATGLTAAAAGIAATGGRLLSAARSNVAQARESLRLPAPARPAAAVPAGVQSATPGVTPWLTPGKDFYRIDTALSVPEIRAEEWELRVHGLVEQEVRLTFQDLLGADLIESHVTLTCVSNPVGGNLAGNAKWLGLPIREVLKRARPTAGADMVLSTSIDGFSASTPLEVLQDDRDAMLAIGMNGEPLPLEHGYPVRMVVPGLYGFVSATKWVVDLEVTRFADSKAYWTQRGWSERGPIKTMARVEVPKSFATVPAGKVPIGGTAWAQTRGITKVDVQIDEGGWTAAVLSDEASVDTWRQWSFTWDAKPGPHYIKVRATDGSGEVQTEKRADPVPDGASGWQSVMVTVE encoded by the coding sequence ATGAAGAAGCTGATGATCTGGCTTAGGGGACCGGCCGCACTGGCGGCCCTCGCCGGGGTGGCCGCTGCCGCCGTTGTCCTTTCCGTTGCGGAACTGGTGGGGGCGTTCTTCACGGCCCGTGCCACTCCCCTGATAGCCCTGGGCTCGACGTTCATTGACTTCACTCCGCCGTGGCTGAAGGACTTCGCGGTTGAGACGTTCGGCACCAACGACAAGGCCGCGCTCTTCGTGGGGATGGGCCTGACGATCTTGGTACTCGCGTGCGTGCTGGGCGTGGTGGCGTACCGTCGTTGGTCGCTTGGGGCAGCGGGGGTGCTGTTCATGGGCGCGGTGATCGTGGCCGGCGTGGTGACCCGCGCGGGCGTCAGGCCGCTGGATGCTGTGCCCACGCTGGTGGGAACCGCGGCCGGGCTGGTTGTCCTCCGGCTGCTGGTCCCGCGGCTGTGGCGGCTCCGGGCTTTTCCTGATTCTCCTGCCGATGTGGCGGCCAAGGAGCCTGAGCGCCCGGCCACGTCCCGGCGCGCCTTCTTCGCGGCGACCGGCCTCACGGCCGCCGCGGCGGGCATCGCCGCCACCGGGGGCCGGCTGCTCAGCGCCGCCCGCAGCAATGTGGCCCAGGCGCGGGAGTCCCTCCGGCTGCCGGCGCCGGCCCGGCCCGCGGCCGCCGTGCCCGCCGGGGTGCAGTCCGCCACACCCGGCGTGACGCCGTGGCTGACGCCCGGGAAGGACTTCTACCGGATCGACACCGCCCTCAGCGTTCCGGAGATCAGGGCCGAGGAATGGGAACTGCGGGTGCACGGGCTCGTGGAGCAGGAAGTCCGGCTCACCTTCCAGGACCTGCTCGGCGCCGACCTGATCGAGTCCCACGTGACCCTCACCTGCGTCTCGAATCCGGTGGGCGGCAACCTTGCCGGCAATGCCAAGTGGCTGGGACTTCCCATCCGCGAGGTGCTCAAGCGGGCCAGGCCCACCGCCGGCGCCGACATGGTCCTCTCCACCTCCATCGACGGCTTCAGCGCCTCCACGCCGCTGGAAGTCCTGCAGGATGACCGCGACGCCATGCTCGCCATCGGCATGAACGGCGAACCGCTGCCTCTGGAACACGGCTACCCGGTGCGCATGGTGGTGCCGGGACTGTACGGCTTCGTGTCCGCCACCAAGTGGGTGGTGGACCTGGAAGTGACCCGCTTCGCCGACAGCAAGGCCTACTGGACCCAGCGCGGCTGGTCGGAGCGCGGCCCCATCAAGACCATGGCCCGGGTGGAGGTGCCCAAATCCTTCGCCACGGTCCCGGCCGGGAAGGTGCCCATAGGCGGCACCGCGTGGGCGCAGACCCGGGGCATCACCAAGGTTGACGTGCAGATCGACGAAGGCGGCTGGACTGCCGCTGTACTCTCGGACGAGGCTTCCGTGGACACCTGGCGGCAGTGGTCCTTCACCTGGGACGCCAAGCCCGGCCCGCACTACATCAAGGTGCGCGCCACGGACGGGAGCGGAGAGGTGCAGACGGAGAAGCGCGCCGATCCCGTGCCCGACGGCGCGTCCGGCTGGCAGTCGGTCATGGTCACGGTTGAGTAG
- the purD gene encoding phosphoribosylamine--glycine ligase, whose translation MKVLVIGPGGREHAIVRSLLADPNVSEVHAAPGNAGISKLVPTHAINGNDPDAVAALATRLDVDLVVVGPEAPLAAGVSDAVRDAGIPVFGPSKAAAQLEASKAFAKQIMAEAGVPTAMALVAANADEAAAALDTFGAPYVVKDDGLAAGKGVVVTNDRNHALAHAQSCFDAGGTVVIEEFLDGPEVSVFVLCDGRNTVALSPAQDFKRIYDNDEGPNTGGMGAYTPLDWAPDGLVQEVIERIAQPTVDEMARRGTPFVGVLFVGLALTKRGTRVIEFNVRFGDPETQAVLARLKTPLGSLLLAAAKGELDQAEELRWSKDTAVAVVVASENYPDTPRTGDRIRGLKKVDELDGVHVIHAGTKLDDEGKVVSAGGRVLAVVALGSDLVEARERAYDGVELVQLEGAQFRTDIAGKAARGEIKVSAPVGAPSAAQAGAASDEKA comes from the coding sequence GTGAAGGTACTCGTCATTGGCCCCGGTGGCCGCGAACACGCCATTGTCCGCTCCCTCCTTGCCGACCCCAACGTTTCGGAAGTCCACGCGGCTCCGGGCAACGCCGGCATCAGCAAGCTCGTCCCCACGCACGCCATCAACGGGAACGATCCGGACGCAGTGGCGGCGCTCGCCACCCGGCTCGACGTCGACCTGGTGGTCGTTGGCCCCGAAGCCCCCCTCGCCGCCGGGGTTTCCGACGCCGTGCGCGACGCCGGCATCCCGGTGTTCGGCCCCAGCAAGGCTGCCGCCCAGCTCGAGGCCTCCAAGGCCTTCGCCAAGCAGATCATGGCCGAGGCAGGCGTTCCCACCGCCATGGCACTCGTGGCCGCCAACGCGGACGAGGCAGCCGCGGCGCTGGACACCTTCGGCGCCCCCTACGTCGTCAAGGACGACGGCCTGGCCGCCGGCAAGGGCGTGGTGGTCACCAACGACCGTAACCATGCCCTGGCCCACGCCCAGAGCTGCTTCGACGCCGGCGGAACCGTCGTCATCGAGGAGTTCCTGGACGGCCCAGAGGTCTCCGTGTTCGTCCTGTGCGACGGCCGCAACACCGTGGCCCTGTCCCCGGCGCAGGACTTCAAGCGCATCTATGACAACGACGAAGGCCCCAACACCGGCGGCATGGGCGCGTACACCCCGCTCGACTGGGCCCCGGACGGCCTGGTCCAGGAGGTCATCGAACGCATCGCACAGCCCACCGTGGACGAGATGGCCCGCCGCGGCACGCCGTTCGTCGGCGTGCTGTTCGTCGGCCTCGCGCTGACCAAGCGGGGCACCCGCGTCATCGAATTCAACGTCCGCTTCGGCGACCCCGAAACCCAGGCGGTCCTCGCCCGGCTCAAGACGCCGCTCGGTTCCCTGCTCCTGGCAGCCGCCAAGGGCGAACTGGACCAGGCAGAAGAGCTTCGCTGGTCCAAGGACACGGCAGTCGCCGTCGTCGTTGCTTCCGAAAACTACCCGGACACCCCGCGCACGGGTGACCGCATCCGCGGGCTCAAGAAGGTGGATGAACTGGACGGCGTGCACGTGATCCACGCCGGAACCAAGCTCGACGACGAGGGCAAGGTGGTCTCCGCAGGCGGCCGCGTGCTGGCTGTGGTGGCACTGGGATCCGACCTCGTGGAAGCACGGGAACGGGCGTACGACGGCGTGGAGCTGGTTCAGCTCGAAGGCGCCCAGTTCCGCACGGACATCGCGGGCAAGGCCGCACGCGGTGAGATCAAGGTGTCGGCCCCCGTCGGGGCCCCGTCGGCTGCCCAGGCCGGCGCCGCTTCGGACGAGAAGGCGTGA
- a CDS encoding phosphoribosylaminoimidazolesuccinocarboxamide synthase has product MAEQEGPRGLDTPHTELPGWKHVYSGKVRDLYVPASDSINEQFGQECVLVVASDRISAYDHVLSSEIPDKGRILTQLSLWWFDQLDVEHHVLASTVADGVPAEVEGRAMICRKLDMFPVECIARGYLTGSGLVEYRQSGTVCEIPLPEGLVDGSRLEHAIFTPSAKAEVGEHDENITYDAVVSMVGDDIAARLSELTLGIYTKAEEIARERGIILADTKVEFGYDVVNGTITLGDEVLTPDSSRFWDAATYEPGKAQPSYDKQFVRDWLTSAESGWDKASDTPPPALPADIVERTRARYVEAYEKLTGRTFS; this is encoded by the coding sequence GTGGCTGAACAGGAAGGCCCCCGCGGCCTGGACACACCGCACACCGAGCTGCCCGGCTGGAAGCACGTCTACTCCGGAAAGGTCCGCGACCTGTACGTCCCGGCCAGCGACTCGATCAACGAGCAGTTCGGGCAGGAATGCGTGCTGGTGGTGGCGAGCGACCGCATCAGTGCCTACGACCACGTGCTCAGCAGCGAAATCCCGGACAAGGGACGCATCCTGACCCAGCTGAGCCTCTGGTGGTTCGACCAGCTGGACGTGGAACACCACGTGCTGGCATCCACCGTGGCGGACGGCGTCCCGGCCGAGGTCGAGGGCCGGGCCATGATCTGCAGGAAGCTGGACATGTTCCCGGTGGAATGCATCGCCCGCGGCTACCTCACCGGCTCCGGCCTCGTGGAGTACCGGCAGTCCGGCACCGTCTGTGAGATCCCGCTGCCGGAAGGACTGGTGGACGGCTCCCGCCTGGAGCACGCCATCTTCACCCCGTCCGCCAAGGCCGAGGTGGGCGAGCACGACGAAAACATCACCTACGACGCCGTCGTGTCCATGGTGGGTGACGACATCGCCGCCCGACTGAGCGAGCTGACCCTGGGCATCTACACCAAGGCAGAGGAGATCGCCCGCGAACGCGGCATCATCCTGGCCGACACCAAGGTGGAGTTCGGCTACGACGTCGTCAACGGCACCATCACGCTTGGTGACGAGGTCCTCACCCCGGACTCCTCCCGCTTCTGGGACGCCGCCACGTACGAGCCCGGCAAGGCGCAGCCCTCCTACGACAAGCAGTTTGTCCGGGACTGGCTGACCTCCGCCGAATCGGGCTGGGACAAAGCCTCCGACACGCCGCCGCCGGCCCTGCCCGCCGACATCGTGGAGCGCACCCGCGCCCGTTACGTCGAGGCGTACGAGAAGCTGACCGGCCGCACGTTCAGCTAG
- a CDS encoding helix-turn-helix transcriptional regulator, with translation MGNGFGEKLRAERLERGLTQAELGKDLYSPSYISLLETGRREPTADVIEELARRLELAPKALEAWSQPISVSDAEYVLAGLYARQAWDLRDYALAAEHAANAARIALDGKNTSAWWNMTYMQAECLMKQGQLKECQKIMEHLSEHPMATESAGLGVRARQMLAALCHGQGQLSTAVEHAEKAVELCAQLPKGSTLIIGALRALIGALAESGRLDEAWKYCQDMNEQMDEHSMSQLAGEVAWVIGNVAFMRHDYPEGIKHHERAAKLLSPANDIELWARFNKASAAVRLSSGIVEPETLSAIERAELALSIVGGNKTDQLEVAFIRARWLYLTGDIVAAVQKLRDIHAERADLARHTAGEVSLLLGKSLKAAGEADEALVHLEEAQKEFSAAGAQDRVQQALDAVLEIRLAQRRAAAAEAS, from the coding sequence GTGGGTAACGGATTCGGGGAGAAGCTCCGCGCTGAGCGGCTGGAGCGCGGACTGACCCAGGCCGAACTGGGCAAGGATCTTTACTCCCCCAGCTACATTTCCTTACTGGAAACCGGCCGGCGGGAACCCACAGCCGACGTCATCGAAGAGCTCGCCCGCAGGCTGGAGCTCGCGCCCAAGGCACTCGAGGCGTGGAGCCAGCCCATCTCGGTCAGCGATGCCGAATACGTGCTGGCCGGACTGTACGCCCGGCAGGCCTGGGACCTGCGCGACTACGCGCTCGCCGCCGAACATGCCGCCAACGCGGCCCGGATCGCCCTCGACGGCAAGAACACCAGCGCCTGGTGGAACATGACCTACATGCAGGCCGAATGCCTCATGAAGCAGGGCCAGCTCAAGGAATGCCAGAAGATCATGGAGCATCTGTCCGAGCATCCGATGGCCACCGAATCCGCCGGCCTCGGGGTCCGGGCGCGCCAGATGCTCGCCGCTTTGTGCCACGGACAGGGCCAGCTGAGCACCGCCGTCGAACACGCCGAGAAGGCGGTGGAGCTGTGCGCGCAGCTGCCCAAGGGCTCCACGCTGATCATCGGCGCGCTCCGGGCCCTGATCGGCGCGCTGGCTGAGAGCGGCCGGCTGGACGAGGCCTGGAAGTACTGCCAGGACATGAACGAGCAGATGGACGAGCACTCGATGTCGCAGCTCGCCGGCGAAGTGGCCTGGGTAATCGGCAACGTCGCGTTCATGCGGCACGACTATCCGGAGGGCATCAAGCACCACGAGCGCGCCGCCAAGCTGCTCTCCCCCGCCAACGACATCGAGCTCTGGGCCCGCTTCAACAAGGCGTCGGCCGCCGTCCGACTGTCCTCCGGCATCGTGGAGCCGGAAACCCTGTCCGCGATTGAACGCGCCGAACTCGCACTGTCCATCGTCGGCGGGAACAAGACGGACCAGTTGGAGGTGGCCTTCATCCGCGCCCGCTGGCTCTACCTCACCGGCGACATTGTGGCCGCCGTGCAGAAGCTCCGCGATATCCACGCCGAACGCGCGGATCTCGCCAGGCACACGGCCGGCGAGGTTTCGCTGCTCCTGGGCAAGTCGCTGAAGGCCGCGGGCGAAGCGGATGAGGCACTGGTGCACCTGGAGGAGGCGCAGAAGGAGTTCAGCGCGGCCGGTGCGCAGGACCGCGTCCAGCAGGCCCTCGATGCCGTGCTGGAGATCCGGCTCGCCCAGCGCCGCGCCGCCGCGGCCGAAGCCAGCTGA
- a CDS encoding ABC transporter ATP-binding protein produces the protein MSATAFGTANEDNAHLSKSDSKAVRRRSLALLGSLIRPVRLRFWLTIATVVLSQAARVAGPALIAFGIDHALPSLRAGNSLPLVLTGFAYLATALAAAGLTALYVTSTAKLSQAMLLDLRLWVFRHTQRLSLEFHEKYTSGRIIARQTSDLEALRELLDSGVSSLTSGALFMVFTAATIFALDWRSGLVVLAAAVPMFFLARWYQKHSQIAFRQSRVVSARLIVHFIETMTGIRAVKAFRKERENAARYGELAEDYRQATVRSINLNGIFQPGLVLIGNVCVAAVLLFGGFRVLTGDLAVGVLLALMLSTKRFFQPVDQMAMFYNSFQSAQAALEKVSGLLEEVPTVRPPRNAVELRDARGAVEFRDVEFRYGSGPLIIPALNLTIPAGQTVALVGQTGAGKSTLAKLIARFYDVSAGSVMLDGVDVRQLATADLRRNIVMVTQEAFLFSGSVADNIALGRPDAPREEIEAAAKAVGAHEFIMELPEGYDTDVNKRGGRVSAGQRQLISFARAFLARPAVLILDEATSSLDIPSERLVQSGLAGLLRGTDGKGTSRESARTALIIAHRLSTVETADRVLVIHDGQVVEDGIPDELIGGNGRFARLHTAWKDSLV, from the coding sequence ATGAGTGCCACAGCCTTCGGCACTGCCAACGAGGACAACGCCCACCTGAGCAAGAGCGACAGCAAGGCAGTACGACGCCGGTCACTCGCCTTGCTGGGGTCGCTGATCCGTCCCGTGCGGCTCAGGTTCTGGCTCACCATCGCCACGGTGGTCCTGTCGCAGGCGGCCCGGGTGGCCGGCCCGGCGCTGATCGCGTTCGGCATCGACCACGCGCTGCCTTCGCTCCGGGCCGGCAACAGCCTCCCGCTGGTGCTGACCGGCTTCGCCTACCTCGCCACAGCACTGGCGGCGGCGGGGCTCACGGCGCTGTACGTGACATCGACGGCGAAACTCAGCCAGGCCATGCTGCTGGACCTGCGGCTGTGGGTGTTCCGCCACACCCAGCGGCTCAGCCTCGAATTCCACGAAAAGTACACGTCGGGACGGATCATCGCCCGGCAGACCTCGGACCTCGAAGCGCTGCGCGAACTTCTGGACTCGGGAGTCAGCTCGCTTACCTCGGGCGCCCTTTTCATGGTGTTCACCGCCGCCACCATCTTCGCCCTCGACTGGCGCAGCGGGCTGGTGGTGCTGGCCGCGGCCGTACCCATGTTCTTCCTGGCCCGCTGGTACCAGAAGCATTCACAGATCGCGTTCCGCCAGTCCCGGGTGGTCTCGGCCCGGCTGATCGTGCACTTCATCGAGACCATGACGGGCATCCGCGCGGTCAAGGCCTTCCGCAAGGAGCGCGAAAACGCCGCACGCTATGGCGAACTCGCCGAGGACTACCGGCAGGCAACGGTCCGTTCCATCAACCTGAACGGCATCTTCCAGCCGGGCCTCGTGCTGATCGGCAACGTCTGCGTGGCGGCCGTGCTGCTGTTCGGCGGCTTCCGGGTGCTGACCGGCGACCTCGCCGTGGGCGTGCTGCTGGCCCTCATGCTCTCCACCAAGCGCTTCTTCCAGCCCGTAGACCAGATGGCCATGTTCTACAACTCCTTCCAAAGCGCGCAGGCCGCGCTGGAGAAGGTCTCGGGCCTGCTTGAAGAAGTGCCCACGGTGCGCCCGCCGCGGAACGCGGTGGAACTGCGCGATGCCCGCGGGGCCGTCGAATTCCGGGACGTCGAATTCCGCTACGGCAGCGGCCCGCTCATCATCCCTGCCCTGAACCTCACCATTCCCGCGGGCCAGACCGTGGCGCTCGTGGGCCAGACCGGGGCCGGCAAGTCCACGCTGGCCAAGCTGATAGCGCGTTTCTATGACGTGTCCGCCGGTTCGGTGATGCTCGACGGCGTGGATGTGCGCCAGCTGGCCACCGCGGACCTGCGGCGGAACATCGTGATGGTCACCCAGGAGGCCTTCCTGTTCAGCGGCTCTGTGGCGGACAACATCGCCCTGGGCAGGCCGGACGCGCCGCGCGAGGAGATCGAGGCGGCCGCGAAGGCCGTGGGCGCGCACGAGTTCATCATGGAGCTCCCCGAGGGCTACGACACCGACGTCAACAAGCGCGGCGGCCGCGTCTCCGCGGGCCAGCGCCAGCTCATCAGCTTCGCGCGCGCGTTCCTCGCCCGGCCTGCGGTGCTGATCCTGGACGAGGCGACGTCCTCGCTGGACATCCCGTCCGAGCGGCTCGTGCAGAGCGGGCTCGCCGGGCTGCTGCGCGGCACGGACGGCAAGGGAACTTCCAGGGAAAGCGCCCGGACGGCGCTGATCATCGCCCACCGGCTGTCCACGGTGGAAACCGCGGACCGGGTCCTCGTGATCCATGACGGACAGGTGGTGGAGGACGGAATCCCGGACGAACTGATCGGCGGCAACGGCCGCTTCGCCCGGCTCCACACCGCTTGGAAGGACTCGCTGGTCTGA